From the genome of Vicia villosa cultivar HV-30 ecotype Madison, WI linkage group LG2, Vvil1.0, whole genome shotgun sequence, one region includes:
- the LOC131653371 gene encoding uncharacterized protein LOC131653371: MPSKRKVLPTTTPDVASDEEDKSPPRTRQGHKKRQKVTTPVGKGKGPGSSKITSSSDKVSSEESPLKATSNALVMESHNSSPATNTAKDDIGTATSDFNSFNAAIDLGNPQDVPQHTSHILSPVLEDAPPLSTINTVSSVEGSHSTDDSPPTRKDANMGEEDQFSGEDNAAVPSTGSEDTVSDKGVVEETSKLIETDLCGNSNFETVVIPETTPLPAPAIPTPSELEQLRQTDPLSFLKTMMNIDSISALASEASPTAQTKSGDKEDTPGLLHQIKENFFETNLVEILSKDSTRCHGLKQLLKKVDLLLVSKEVSDVIVLLGSLIDQLQSNILRQNNVNEQLAAKMASHSSSWKAATEATNKGDALRLERLKNQEEYDECEKNIQSWKQEIKKLEEKIQEAESRQATIQQTNDQEITEVARLGIQHFEAAQKLVPEIEELKKQRALLELRMFSWEAQYSKIKDSLPRDFS, encoded by the exons atgccttcgaagcgaaaagttcTTCCAACTACTACTCCAGACGTTGCTTCGGATGAGGAAGACAAGTCTCCCCCTCGTACCAGGCAAGGGCATAAAAAGAGACAGAAGGTCACCACTCCTGTGGGCAAAGGGAAAGGACCCGGGTCTTCGAAGATTACCTCTTCGAGTGATAAGGTGTCTTCTGAAGAATCGCCTTTAAAAGCCACTAGCAATGCTCTCGTGATGGAAAGCCACAATTCAAGTCCAGCCACTAATACAGCTAAG GATGATATTGGAACAGCTACTTCTGATTTCAACTCCTTCAACGCTGCCATTGACCTTGGTAATCCCCAAG ATGTCCCTCAACACACCTCTCATATACTTTCACCAGTCCTCGAAGACGCTCCTCCTCTTTCCACTATCAATACTGTATCCTCTGTTGAAGGAAGCCATTcgactgatgattctcctcctactCGCAAAGACGCAAACATGGGTGAGGAGGACCAATTCTCAGGCGAAGATAATGCAGCTGTACCATCGACTGGGAGTGAGGACACCGTATCTGATAAAGGTGTCGTGGAAGAAACCTCCAAGTTGATCGAAACTGACCTCTGTGGAAATTCAAATTTCGAAACTGTAGTTATTCCTGAAACTACTCCACTGCCTGCCCCAGCCATacctactccttcagaattggagcaacttaggcaaactgatcctctcagctttctCAAAACCATGATGAACATTGATAGTATTTCAGCTCTTGCGTCCGAAGCTTCTCCAACTGCTCAGACCAAGTCTGGAGACAAAGAGGACACCCCTGGCCTCCTTCATCAAATAAAGGAGAATTTCTTCGAAACGAACCTCGTCGAAATCTTAAGTAAGGACTCCACGAGATGTCATGGCTTGAAGCAActcttgaagaaagtggatttacttctggtTTCGAAAGAGGTCTCAGATGTGATTGTACTTCTGGGCTCTTTAATCGACCAGCTTCAGTCTAACATTCTCCGACAGAACAATGTTAATGAGCAGCTTGCTGCAAAAATGGCCtctcatagttcttcatggaaagctgccaCTGAGGCAACCAACAAGGGTGACGCTCTTAGGTTGGAAcgtttgaagaaccaagaagaatatgatgagtgtgagaaaaatatacaatcttggaagcaagagattAAGAAACTCGAAGAGAAGATACAGGAAGCTGAGTCTCGCCAAGCAACCATTCAACAAACCAATGATCAAGAGATAACTGAAGTAGCGCGACTAGGTATCCAACACTTCGAAGCTGCGCAGAAAttggtgccagagatcgaagagttaAAGAAGCAACGAGCATTGCTTGAGCTTCGTATGTTTTCGTGGGAGgctcagtattcgaagatcaaAGATAGCCTTCCTAGGGATTTCAGTTAA